From Paenibacillus sp. FSL H8-0537:
CGTAACATGTCCGGCAAGACAAGCTCAAGAAAAACAGCTTTCCTTCATTAAACCGTCATATCCGCCATGTTTTCCCCTTTTATTTTAGGTTAAAATAAATCAAATCATACCTATTCGATATAGAATATACAATTGACGGGAGGAAATTTGCGTGCAGTTGCAGCTACTACATATAACAACACAGGCTTATGATCGGCTCATTGCCTCATGCCGGGAAGCATTGCCCATGGAAGCCTGTGGGATTTTGACAGGTGAAAGAGATATCGGCAAAATAGTGGACGTGACCGCTATTGCCAACGTCCATTCTTCCCCTGCCACCGCCTTCGCTTTCGCTCCAGACGATTGGGTAAAGGCTTATTACCGCATGCAAAAAAGCCGGCAATCTCTGCTCGGCTTCTTTCACTCTCACCCAACGTCGCATCCCCATCCTTCAACTGCTGATGGGCTGGGCCTCCATTCGGATGATTTATTATTGTCGTATTGGATTATTTCTTTGCAGCAGCCTTTGCAGCCTGAAATAAAGGCTTATTGCTACATGAACGGATGCTTCCAGTCATTGCAATGGGCTATCGCTGACTGAGATAAGCATACAGGTCACCCAGCGTATTTATATTCCGCTCAAAAATACGCCGCAGATACGCCTGCCACAATTCCGCCGTCATTAAAGAATCCTCCAGCGCGTGATGCCGCTGTGTAATTGTAATGCCGCTGTCCTCCAGCAAATCATCAAGCGCGTAGCTATCACGCTTCGGCTCCAGCCACTTGGCAACCATCATCGTATCTAATACACGGTGGTTTAAGTTAACCTTCGACGTTCGCCATAGCGCAGCGTTGAGAAATTGCTTATCATGTCCGGAAGCATGGGCAACGAGCGGCCGCTTGCCGACAAACTCCATGAAGTCATGCAGTACCTGCATTAAATCAGGGGCATCCTCTACCATTTCATTCGTAATGCCCGTTAGCTCCACAATAGCCCGCGGAATGCGGCGCTTTGGATTAACGAGGCTGTAGAACGTCTCCGAGGAATAAATTTCGCTCCCCCGCATTAATACGGCGCCAAAGGAAATAATTTCATCTCCATTCGACGGGTAAAATCCCGTTGTCTCCAAGTCGAACACGATAAACTCCATTTCTCTAAGCAGCATGTCAAGCGGAGATTGCTTGCGCTGCTCTTTGTTGACAGAGCGAATAAAAGCCATTTGCTGGGCGTTTTGCGATCCCAGCATTGAGGCTATGGCCGGCGTAAAGCCGCCCATTTTATATAAGCTCCACATCCGTCCCACGCCTTTAGGTTCCTTCATAATCTCCATCCACCGCCTTACACAAGCCTTCCCGTCGTGGTTTTATACACTTTGCGCTGCAGCTTCTTGCCCAGCCGCAAGCTTTTCTTTAATTGATCTTTCATCTCTTTAGTCAGCTTGCGAGAAGCTACTTTGCCATTGTTGCCATACCAGCCGTTTTCCGAGCTTTCAATTGATAACAGCCGAAGCTTAAGAATAAAGAGAAAAGCCTGCTCACATTGCTTTGCTTCCTGCTCCGAAAGCTCCTTTTCTTCCAAAAGCCTCCGCATGCGATCCATCGTAGAAGACTCGCGAATGCCTCGCTGTATCGATAACAAACGAATCGCGTTGACCATAGGAATGTAGGCCCCATATTTAATGTCCAGACTGCCTGCATCCTCTCCATATTGCTCCTTGAGCAAATGGCCGAATACGCCAAGCAGCATTTTGTGCCTCATCGTATTTTCCAGCATGCGTCTAATAATAATCGGCGTTGCCAGCATGTCGGTGAAAAAAATATCCTTAAATTTCCGCATGAGCAGCTCGCTTCCAAAAATACAGCGTGCATCCGCTATAATTAGCAAATAACGAACAGCCTCCCAGCTCGGCTCCTTAAACCACAGGTTAATTTGCTCCTCCCATGCTGATAGTGATTTGCACCACTCGGGGTTGCTGCTGATTACCTCTCCCTCACATGGAGGATATCCAGCTGTTTGGAGGTAGCTGACAATTAACGCTGATAATTCATTAAAATAACGCTGCACATACGGCTCATCACCAACTGTATTCTCATAAACAATGCCGCTGTCCTGATCGCTGGACAAGGTTTGCTCTTCCCTGCCTCCGCTGCCGAATAATAAATAGGCGTAAGGCACGGGAGGAGAACCCTTCCCCATCCGTGCCATTTCCGCTTCTGCGAGTGCAATTGCCCGGCTGATCACCGAATCATGCATCTCATTCAATTGTTCATTAAACTGTTCGACAGGGCTTGCAAGGAGAGCTTCCTTCATCCGATCATGTACCTGATCCCGCAAGCTGCGCAGCGTGCCCACCTCTCCGGCTGAGCCGATCTGCTCCAGCAGCTCCACATGCACAGGGTCTGTCATCTGAGTCTCTCCCCTTTAAATCGCCCTTATAATATTAACCGTGCAGGTTTTGTCCTGCTTTTTTCATTTGCTCAGGATAACCATAAGCGCCATGCTCACTAAGGTCAAGACCTACAATTTCTTGCTCCTCTGTTACACGGAAGCCCATAACCAGCTTCATAACGCCAAGTACCAGAAACGATGCTGCAAGAACGAATGCGCCGCATACAACAACGCTCTCGAATTGGACCCACAATTGTTTCCAGCTGCCAGTATCGATAAGACCACCTTGGCCTACGCCAACTTTATCTGCCAGTAATTGTGTTGCAAAAATACCGTTAGCCAGCGTACCCCAAATACCAGCTGCACCGTGAACCGACATTGCATAGATCGGATCGTCGATTTTCATTTTTTCGAAAAACTTTGCGCTGTAGAATACAAGCACGCCAGCTACTAGACCAATAACAACTGCTGCCCATGGATCAACGAATGCACAGGAAGCTGTAATCGCAACAAGACCAGCTAGTGTACCGTTCAATGTCGTTGTAATATCAGCCTTGCCTGTTACAGCCCACGAAATGAGCAGTGAGGAAACCGCACCGGCACCGGCGCCCAGCATCGTTGTAAATGCTACGTAACCAAAGAATCCATCGCCGATTGCTAACGTACTGCCTGCGTTAAAGCCGAACCAGCCAACCCACAGTAGCAATACCGATAGAGCTGTGTACACTTGGTTATGACCAGCAATTTCATTGGCAGAGCCATCTTTATTGAACTTGCCAATACGAGGCTTAAGTAAAATGGTTGCTGCCAAAGCTGCCAAGGCGCCGGATAAATGGACGACCGTCGAACCGGCAAAGTCTTGTGCACCATCTTCCGCCAGCCAACCGCCGCCCCAGATCCAGTGAGCAACTACCGGATAGATCGCAGCAATGTAGATAACGGTGAAAATAAGGTATGAGGACAATTTAGCACGTTCCGCAAAGCCGCCCCATGCGATGGAAAGCGATACTGCTGCGAAAGCTAGTTGGAACAGGAAGAAAATTGTTGTTGGAAGTCCGTCGTCCACACTTGTAATGGCTGGATTAAAGAAGAAATCACCCCAGCCAATAAGGCTGCTCGTACCGCCATCGGCATTAGCCGTTCCGAAAGCAATACCGTAACCGACAGCCCAGTAAATCAAACCTGCAAGACCAGCTGTGAAAATCGTTTTGCCAGCAACGTGGCCAGCATTTTTCATTCTGGTCGAACCTGTTTCCAAAAGAATAAACCCGCCTTGCATGAGCAAAACTAATACGAATGCTACCATGACCCACAAGGAGTTGACGCCCATGTTCAATGTTGCATTGGATGGGTCATTCGCAAAAGCCATTGCCGGGAATACTAAGCACATTGCCCCTAGTGTGAATAACATCTTTCTAATCATTACGACCACTCCCTATGCGTTATGTTTCCTAACATTTCAGGAAAGACTTAATGTCATTATAGTCAGTATAGTCGCATTTGACAATACGTTTTATTCTATTTTCAAAAAAAATCTAACATTCCGCCTCAAGAAAGCGATTAATGTTAAGTTTTTTCACAGTCCCTGCCTGATCTTGGCAGCTTTTGTCGCGCTGAAGTTTAACCTTTGTGCTTTTCACCTTCTATTATAGGAAGCATCTTCCTAGGCATAATTCTCCTGCACTCACATATCCATGTCATACGTTTGACTGTATGGTTACTTTCCGATTATCATTAAATATAGACATATATAGATAGAGGAAAGAAGGTGAACGGATTGGAATCTGCTGAACGTTATAAAATTGGAGAACTCGCTAAACTGGCCAACATCAGTCCGCGAACAATTGACTATTATACTTCAATGGGACTTATTGAACCGGCGGAACGCTCTTCTACGAACTACCGCTTGTATAATTCTGAAACATTGATCCGTTTGAAACGTATTGATCAAATGAAGCAAAACAAGCACACGCTTGAAGAAATTAAACATTCATTAGCGCAGTGGGATAGCGTAACTGCTGAAGAGCAGGTATCGCGCAAGCTAACCGACCTACAGCTTCGTCTAAGCGAGCTGGAACGCGAGGTTAAAGACTTGGAGCCTGTAATCAAGCAAATGAAGCCACGCCAGGCTAACAAGCTCTACACTCGTCTCATGCCACAAACGGCAGCTTGTATAGAAGCGCTAATGCTGCTGCTAAACAAGGGAAATTTTATGTAAGTTGTACAATCATAGCTTCTCCCCTTGATTGGTAAGTCAAAATTATCATTTGGAGGAATGACGTTATGTTTTTTCACAAAATGGACATTCTCATCCTAATCGCTTTCGCTTTATCGATTTGGGCGCAATTTAGGGTTAAAGGAACGTTCAAAACCTGGTCTACCGTTCGCTCCATGAGCGGACTAACCGGCTACCAGGCCGCACGCAAAATGCTCGATGCTAATGGGCTGCAGCATGTACAGATTGAACCTGTACGAGGCACCCTAAGCGATCATTATGATCCAATATCACGTAAAGTACGACTTTCCGAGCATGTTTATTATGAAAACTCCATATCCGCCTTGTCCGTTGCCTGCCATGAGGTCGGCCATGCGATTCAGCATAAGGCGAATTATCCGATGCTGGCGCTGCGCCATCGCATTTTCCCGGTCGTTAACATCGCATCCGGCATTGCTCCATTCATGCTGATCGCCGGATTTTTGCTGCAACAGGCTAATCTGATTGGTCTTGGCATCATCTTCTTCTCTGTAGCAGTAGCCTTTCAGGTTATTACACTGCCCGTTGAATTTAATGCAAGCAACCGTGCCCGCCATATTATGATTGCCGAAGGCTTTATAACGAATGAAGAAGAACGCGGTGTCGCCAAAGTTCTGAACGCTGCCGCTCTCACTTACGTAGCAGCCGCGCTCATCTCCCTGCTGGAGCTCGTCAAATATATTATGATCTTCACATCATCAAACCGGGAATGACTAGCTTACAGACTAACATGATCAACTCAGAAGAGTGGGCCCGCCTAAGTAATAGGCAGGTCCACTCTTCTTTTCACGCAAAAAAAAGAACCGCTGCAGCAGCCAGAATAAAATTGGCGCCTGCAGCGGTTCTTTCTCCTATAACCTATAACTGTTCTTGCTTTAATCCTCATGCTTCTTCTCATTGAAATAATGCAGCAGAAAGCCATGGAACACCTTCGCAACGAGCGACAGCTTCTCATTGGAACGATGAATGATGCCGATATTGCGAGTTACATGAGGCTGCTCCACGCGCACCTTCGCTGGCTGTAAAATGCCCGTATGATGAAGCGCCATTTCCGGCAGCAAGCTGACACCCATCCCAGCGGCGACCAGCCCGCGGATCGTCTCCGTCTCCTCGCCCTCGAATCCGATTTTCGGTGTAAACCCTGCCTCCTGGCACGCTTCCCATACGATGGGCCTTAACGAATAACCTTCGCTGAACAAGACAAATGTCTCGTCCTTAAGCTGATTTAATTGAATCGAGCTCTCTCCAGCAAGTGGATGTGACGGCGGCAATATCGCATAAAGCTCCTCTGTCAGCAGCACCTGCCCGCATACATGCTCATGCTCATCCGGAAAAGGAGAAATGAAAGCAAGATCAATATCACCCTTCACCATATCTCGTATGAGCGACGGATACATCCCTTGCCTAAAACGAAACTGCACATTCGGATGATGCTTGCGAAAAGCGGCCACAACCTGCGGGATTAAGGATACGCCGAGGCTATGCGGAAAGCCTAGCCGAATTTCTCCTTTTTCCGGGTCAAGAAATTCATGTATTTCCACAACAGCCCGGTCCAGATCAGCCAATATGACCTCAGCCCGCTTCAAAAACAAATGACCTACAGGTGTCAATTGCAGATTTCTGCCCTTTTGTAAAAAAAGCTTTACGCCAAGCTCTTCCTCCAATTGATGAATTTGACGGCTCACAGCTGATTGAGCAACATGCAATTCTTCCGCCGCCTGTGTCACATGCTCTTTTCTCGCTACTTTGACGAAATAATAAAGCTGACGAAGTTCCATGATCTCTCCTTATCTTATCCAAACATTATCTCCGGACGATCCGCTGCCTGCGTACCATTGCCCGATCGAATAAACCGTACATGAGGAAGCCGGCAAGGCCACCCCCAACATGCGCCCATAAATCTATTGTCGGCAAAATAATGGAATAAATGATGCCTGCTCCCAAAATCATATATACGGTTTTGCGTGATCCATCATCCAGCCAAGCTTTACGGAACAGCGACAAGTATAGATACGCTCCGTAAATGCCATAAATCGCACCGGATGCTCCCACTGACAAATGGACAAATTCCCCATTGCCACCCTCTGTCATAACCGTAATAACTGCACTGAACAAATTGCCGAGCAGCCCGCAAAGCAGATAAAAAACAACATACTTCACAGAGCGCAGCAGACGCTCCAAGGGCGGCGCAAACACGAGCAGGGCAAACATATTAAAAAGCAAGTGCTGAAAGCCTCCATGCATAAAGATGGACGTTAAATAGCGCCATGGCTCTTCCAGTCCGTACGGATCTCCATGAAACGTTAAAAAGGCACCCCAGCGGTACAAGTTTTCTCCGCCAGTCGTTCCACCATTTAAAGCAACAAATATAAAAAAGAGCGTATTTAACGCGATTATCGCAGAAGTTATGGGATAAGATCTTAAATAAACGCGAAAGCTTTCGTATCTTAAAAAAATCATCAGTAATTCCCCCGCTCTAGAATTGGACAATATTGCCGCGCTCCGATTATAATTAATGGGTATTGACCATTTAACTTTGAGGAGGACGTTATACATGTCTCAAGAACGTGCTGGAGCTGCCGCATTTAAGGGCAATCCACTTACATTAATCGGACCAGAATTGAAAGTCGGCGATAAAGCTCCTGATTTTCAAGTGAACAAAACACTCGTTGATAGCGTATCCTTGAAAGATTATGCTGGTAAAATCAAATTAATCAGCGTAGTTCCTTCTATTGATACAGGCGTATGCGACGCTCAAACTCGCCGTTTCAATGAAGCTGCTGCTTCGCTTGGCGACAACGTCGCTGTACTTACAATCAGTGTAGATTTGCCTTTCGCTCAGGCTCGCTGGTGTGGTGCCGCAGGCATCGATAAAGTCGAGCTGCTGTCGGACTACAAACTTAAAAGCTTCGGCGAAGCATATGGTGTTTACATTAAAGAATTCGGCCTGGATATGCGCTCGATCTTTGTCATTGATGCCAATGATACGATCCAATATGTCGAGTACTTGGCAGAAATGACTGAGCACCCGAACTATGAAGCGGCGATTAACGCGGCTAAAGCGCTCGTATAATCCAGTATACAATCTTTTATGTGCACAAACAAAGCGAGTGAAGGGAAACCTTCCTCGCTTTTTGTACGTTTTATGAGTTTCCGGTCGTTTTATAAGCAGAGAGCTTCTTGTCCAGCGTTCGATAAAGCTCAAGAATAACCCGGTAGTTCGAACCAAGGTCGCCAAAAGAGCCTCTGGAAGCCGAATAAATATCAACGGCTGCATTTACTGGATTCACACTGATGACCGACACCGTAATGTCCATCGTCCGGCCGAAAGCCGTGCGTTTCTCGAGCACAATCTCCCCAACCGATTGAACTTCATGCAACACCTTGTAGCCCTGCATTTTCTTCAGCGTAGAAACTACTTCTTCCCAAGCCTTTTCCTTGGACAACTTGTAAAAATGGGATTTGAGCATCGGGTCTTTGGCTTTATCGCCTGTTTGTTCATGACTGCGCAGCAGCCCGATTACGGTCCGCTTCAACAAAAACGATCTCCCCCTCCAGCATCTTTGTATGTAATATCTATATTAACATGTTTTGTTACACAAAAAAAGAACCCTGAGCGTGTTAGCGCAGCAGAGTCTCTTGAGTGTAGATAAAAACCCGCCTATGCCGTCCGACTTACATGTTTCTGAACCTCGCTTTCGCAAGGTGGGTGTCCGCAGAAACGAATTTGAAGTCCCCTTTAGAGGGCATGTCAGCAACGTAACAATTTAGGTCTCCCGAGAAACAGCCATTGGTTCAAAACAACGTAAAGCCGAAACGAACATCGCAGGATGTATTGTTATTATAAACGTTACCTTTACAATTGTAAATGTCTAAACGTTTATTTATTGGACGAGCTCGAATCGCCATCTGTAAGCTCTGCAAATTCGACCTCTTCTGCCTCCTGGGCAAGCCTAGCTTTCTCCGCCTGCTCCTGCAGCTTCTGGTAAATCATGTAGAAATTCCAGAACGACAGATAAGCGATAATGCTGCCCATAAAAAACGGAATCAAAAAGGTGAAGCGCGTACTGATATAGATGACCGCACCACTCATTACCGCAGAAGAGAATGAGCGTATTGGACGGCCAATCGTAATCAGAATAGCATTTTTCAACAATTGAAACGTTTTCATATGATAATGGACAAGCATCGAGAAAAAGTTGAACAAAGAAATTACCAGCAGAAGCAGCAACGCAATAAAGATATAAGAAATCAGGCTGTACTGGTCGCGATACACAATAAAATCGACAATCATAATGGCAAACAGAATAGCGTAGAAAAACCCGCCAATCATACTTTGAAGATAATTTTCCTTATATCCTCTAAAGTAAGTTTTGAATAGCGGGACATCCGTTTCACCCATCACCCATTTGCGAGCTACCGCAAACATCGCAGCTGTAGCTGGAAATAAGGTGAACGGAGCAACAATCGCCATGAAAATCAATGTTGTTTTAACATGGTCCAGATAAGCCGCCTCATCTAATGCTGAAGCATTTCCTGGAAATACGCCCACAAACGCCAATAATACAAAAGGAATTGAACATATTAGCCATAATACATTGATTACCGATAATCGCATAATCCATTCGGAGATGCGGTAAAAACCTCCCATTAAACCCCTTGGCTCCATGTGATCTGCCCCCACTATTCCGTCTTGTTCGTTACTATTTTGGTTGTGACATGCACCAAAGCATATTATTCAATCAAGCAGGCTGGCTTAATCAAATGAACAATAAAAAAGGGGAAGTCAGGACGCCCGTAAGGCATCACGGACTTCCCCGGTTTCTTAAGCTTTGTTATTCGGGCTTATCAAGATGATATGACCCTAGTTGTTGTTATTGTTGAAGCTTTCGGACGATGGTTTTGGACGGCGGTTCTCGCTAGTGCGAGGTCTGCTGCTGCCACCATCACGGTTACGGTCATAGCTGCTGCTGCTGCTGCTGCGCGAGCTGGAGCTCGAACTGCTGCTGCCACCGCCACGTCTGTCATCACGGCCACGATAGCCGCCACCACCGCCACTGGAGCTGCGGCTGCTGCCACCGCTAAAGGACGAGGAACCAGAATAACGACGACCATTCGAACGAATGTCCGGCTTGCGTTTTTTCGCGCGAAGCGGCTCTTCCGGTGTCAATTCAATATTGACTTCCTTCTTCTCGCCTGTCAGCAATTTAACGGCTGCTGCAAGCAAGTGAACGGAATCATATTGCTCAAGCAATTGAATGGCAATTGCTTTGTATTCCGTGAACTCTTCTTCTTGAACAACTTCGAGCAAACGCTCAGCTGTCAAGCGCTGTTTGCCTTCAATCGCTTCCGCAATGCTAGGCAAAGGTTTTTTACTGATTTTTTGACGTGTAATTTTCTCGATGAAATGCAGGTGATCCAGTTCACGAGGCGTTACGAACGACCATGCCGTACCTTCTTTGCCTGCGCGGCCAGTACGGCCGATACGGTGAACATAGCTCTCCGGATCTTGCGGAAGGTCAAAGTTGATAACATGCGTTACGCCCGAAACGTCGAGGCCACGAGCAGCTACATCCGTTGCAACCAGCACATCAATGCTGCCATCGCGGAATTTGCGCATTACGCTGTCGCGTTGGTTTTGGGACAAGTCGCCGTGAAGGCCGTCTGCCGTGTAACCACGTTTTTGCAAAGCTTCGCTCAGCTCATCAACCCGGCGCTTCGTGCGACCGAAGATGATGGCAAGCTCTGGGGATTCCATATCAAGCAAACGGCTCAGCGCTTCAAACTTCTGACGCTCATGAACCTCAATATACGCTTGATCGATAAGCGGCGCCGTAACTTGCTTAGGAATAACCGACACATGCTCTGGATTTTTCAGAAATTGCTGTGCAAGCTTCTGAATGTTCGCCGGCATTGTAGCCGAGAACAGCATGGTGTGACGCTCGTCTGGAACTTGCTTCAGGATCGACTGAATGTCTTCCATAAAACCCATGTCCAGCATTTCATCTGCTTCATCAAGAATGACCGTTTGTACATCTTCAAGACGGATCGTCTTACGGTTGATGTGGTCAAGCAAACGTCCTGGTGTACCAATAATAATTTGCGGCTTCTTCTTCAAAGCGCGAATTTGACGTCCAATTTCTTGTCCGCCGTAAATTGGCAATGAGCGTAAACCTTTGTATCGAGTCAACTTCCCGATTTCTTCAGCTACCTGAATAGCGAGTTCACGGGTAGGCGTCATAATTAAGGCGACAATGCGCTCCTCGCTTGTCGGAATTTTATTAATGAGCGGAATTCCGAATGCCGCTGTTTTTCCTGTTCCTGTTTGTGCCTGACCAATTAAATCTTGACCAGCCATTGCAATTGGAATAGCTTTGGACTGGATCGGAGTTGACTCCTCAAACCCCAGCTCCGTGATTGCTTGCAACACTTTAGGTTCCAAGCCAAATTCAGCAAATGTTTTCAAACTTTCTCATACTCCTTTTATCTTCAGCCTACTTGAAAAATATCCAAGCTATTATAGCATACAATCATACACGTTTACCAGCGAAGCTTAAAAACAAATCAAAAGTCGTACGAGAAAGCGGTTGCTTTATTGTATAGCCCCTGCCCGCAGCGCACATGGCAGTTAACCCTGTTTTTTTAAAGTTGATCCTGCTATAATGTGGTTATCCCGCTGTTTTAACGTTTTCATGCCATATGTTTTGCCCTGAACCTATGATGAAAGGGTGATGCCAGGTGGATATCGAAACCGTAACACTGTCACAAATTGTAGAGAAGCTAGCACCCGAGCTCAGTCCTTTTCTTACGGATCGGGAACTCTCGATCAATATCGTATTGAGGGACGGACTGGCTGTACTTGAACCGGCGGATGCAATGGAGATTGTTCAGCACAGCATTTGCGAGCACCAAAGAGAAGCCTTACTGCAATGACAAGGGGATATACCGATTGATAGTGAACCTGCTGACGCATGCGTCAGCAGGTTTTTTGCATGCTTTTTTTCTCCGGAAATTCCCGCCCAAAAATGGTGCATTAAGCAACATTTCTCTGTGTAAAATTACGCTTTTAGAAAAAAATAAGTGTCACGCAGCCTAATTCTGCTTTATAATTTGGAAAGAAGAGCTAGCGGGGAGAGAAGGAAATGGACATCATCTTTTCAACTGTCATGCTGTTATACAGCTTGTTGACGGGAAGCGGAGAGGATCATGCAGCCGCCCGGGAGCTCGCAGCCTCGGTACTAAACGCTTCACTAGGAACAAATATCGTGCAGGCAAGCCCAACGGGTGGAGAAGGCCAGGGGACGTCTGAGACGGGCGCTAAGCGCGATCCGCAGAAAGATGCTCCCGTTGTGAAGGGCATCTACGTGACGGCTCACAGTGCAGGTGGAGCGCGTATGGATAGCTTGCTTAAGCTTGTTGATGATACGAAGCTTAACAGCATGGTCATCGATGTCAAAGACGACAACGGCTATATTACTTATCCGACCGAGACGCCGGAGCTGCTCGAACTGGGAACTACCCAGAAGTACATTCGCGACATTGGCGACTTGATGAAGAAATTAAAGCAGCATGAGGTTTACCCGATTGCCAGAATTGTCGTCTTTAAGGACACTGTGCTGGCACGCCAGCATCCGGAGCTGTCGTTCCGCCATTCCGACGGAACGATTTGGAAAAATGGCCGCGGTGAAAGCTTTGTTAATCCTTATATGAAGGAAGTCTGGAGTTACAATGTAGCCGTTGCCAAGGAAGCTGCTAAGCTGGGCTTTAAAGAAATCCAGTTTGATTATGTTCGTTTTCCTGAAGGCTTTGATAAGAAAGCCGATTCGCTGAAGTATAAGAAAACAGAGCAGAGCCGAGTCGATGCCGTTGCGGGATTCGTAAAATATGCCCGTGAGCAGCTTGAGCCGCTTGGCGTGCGTGTATCGGTCGATATTTTCGGCTACGCCGCATCGGTGCCTGCAGCCGAAGGCATTGGCCAGGACTTTGTGAAAATTTCCAACGATGTGCACGTCATATCTCCCATGGTTTATCCGAGCCATTACAGCACTGGCTGGTTTAAGCAGAAGGTACCGGACAAAAGCCCTTATGAAACCATCGTAGGCGCTATGGAGGATACGCATGCCAAGCTGGACCCGATCGGTGATGCTAAGCCAATTATCCGCCCTTGGATTCAGGATTTTACAGCCAGCTGGCTTGGACAGGGCAATTATATGAAATATGGCAAGAAAGAAGTCGAGGCACAAATTAAGGCGCTCTCCGACACCGACATTCATGAATTTCTCTTATGGAATGCAGGCAATAAATATTCAGAAGGCGTTAATTACGAATAGCGATTTGATAAGTCGAGCTGCGTATAATCCCGCTTCTCGCTACAAGGTGAAACGGCTGTCGCCATCCTTTGGCCGCGCGGCGCGTTTCATTCCGAGAAATATAGAGAAAGGATAGCATTAGGATATCTTTTTCTATATTTCAAACAAATAACCTCCGGTACGCTGCTTTTAAGCGTTGCCGGAGGTTATTTGTTTGTTTTTTAATACGAACCCTTGCAATTGCCCAGACGGGCCTGTAAGCATTATTGCGAAAGACGCAGCGCAAGCTCATACAAATCCAGATTGAATGGCTTTTTCGTATTGACAACCGTGTCGATATCCGTGGAAAGAAACTCCCCGCGCACGATACCGCAAGCCTTGCCCGAATCGCCCGCCATCAGCTGATGCACAGCATAATCGCCCAGACGGCTTGCAAGAATACGGTCAACAGCGGTCGGTGTTCCGCCGCGTTGAATATGTCCAAGGACGGTCACCCGCGGCTCAAGTCCGCAACCACGCGTAATTTCGCTGGATACATCATGCCCATTACCTGCTCCTTCAGCAACAACAACGATACTGTGA
This genomic window contains:
- a CDS encoding DUF294 nucleotidyltransferase-like domain-containing protein, which codes for MTDPVHVELLEQIGSAGEVGTLRSLRDQVHDRMKEALLASPVEQFNEQLNEMHDSVISRAIALAEAEMARMGKGSPPVPYAYLLFGSGGREEQTLSSDQDSGIVYENTVGDEPYVQRYFNELSALIVSYLQTAGYPPCEGEVISSNPEWCKSLSAWEEQINLWFKEPSWEAVRYLLIIADARCIFGSELLMRKFKDIFFTDMLATPIIIRRMLENTMRHKMLLGVFGHLLKEQYGEDAGSLDIKYGAYIPMVNAIRLLSIQRGIRESSTMDRMRRLLEEKELSEQEAKQCEQAFLFILKLRLLSIESSENGWYGNNGKVASRKLTKEMKDQLKKSLRLGKKLQRKVYKTTTGRLV
- a CDS encoding LysR family transcriptional regulator, which translates into the protein MELRQLYYFVKVARKEHVTQAAEELHVAQSAVSRQIHQLEEELGVKLFLQKGRNLQLTPVGHLFLKRAEVILADLDRAVVEIHEFLDPEKGEIRLGFPHSLGVSLIPQVVAAFRKHHPNVQFRFRQGMYPSLIRDMVKGDIDLAFISPFPDEHEHVCGQVLLTEELYAILPPSHPLAGESSIQLNQLKDETFVLFSEGYSLRPIVWEACQEAGFTPKIGFEGEETETIRGLVAAGMGVSLLPEMALHHTGILQPAKVRVEQPHVTRNIGIIHRSNEKLSLVAKVFHGFLLHYFNEKKHED
- a CDS encoding rhomboid family intramembrane serine protease, translated to MIFLRYESFRVYLRSYPITSAIIALNTLFFIFVALNGGTTGGENLYRWGAFLTFHGDPYGLEEPWRYLTSIFMHGGFQHLLFNMFALLVFAPPLERLLRSVKYVVFYLLCGLLGNLFSAVITVMTEGGNGEFVHLSVGASGAIYGIYGAYLYLSLFRKAWLDDGSRKTVYMILGAGIIYSIILPTIDLWAHVGGGLAGFLMYGLFDRAMVRRQRIVRR
- a CDS encoding MerR family transcriptional regulator, which codes for MESAERYKIGELAKLANISPRTIDYYTSMGLIEPAERSSTNYRLYNSETLIRLKRIDQMKQNKHTLEEIKHSLAQWDSVTAEEQVSRKLTDLQLRLSELEREVKDLEPVIKQMKPRQANKLYTRLMPQTAACIEALMLLLNKGNFM
- a CDS encoding M67 family metallopeptidase, with translation MQLQLLHITTQAYDRLIASCREALPMEACGILTGERDIGKIVDVTAIANVHSSPATAFAFAPDDWVKAYYRMQKSRQSLLGFFHSHPTSHPHPSTADGLGLHSDDLLLSYWIISLQQPLQPEIKAYCYMNGCFQSLQWAIAD
- a CDS encoding zinc metallopeptidase, with translation MFFHKMDILILIAFALSIWAQFRVKGTFKTWSTVRSMSGLTGYQAARKMLDANGLQHVQIEPVRGTLSDHYDPISRKVRLSEHVYYENSISALSVACHEVGHAIQHKANYPMLALRHRIFPVVNIASGIAPFMLIAGFLLQQANLIGLGIIFFSVAVAFQVITLPVEFNASNRARHIMIAEGFITNEEERGVAKVLNAAALTYVAAALISLLELVKYIMIFTSSNRE
- a CDS encoding ammonium transporter, which codes for MIRKMLFTLGAMCLVFPAMAFANDPSNATLNMGVNSLWVMVAFVLVLLMQGGFILLETGSTRMKNAGHVAGKTIFTAGLAGLIYWAVGYGIAFGTANADGGTSSLIGWGDFFFNPAITSVDDGLPTTIFFLFQLAFAAVSLSIAWGGFAERAKLSSYLIFTVIYIAAIYPVVAHWIWGGGWLAEDGAQDFAGSTVVHLSGALAALAATILLKPRIGKFNKDGSANEIAGHNQVYTALSVLLLWVGWFGFNAGSTLAIGDGFFGYVAFTTMLGAGAGAVSSLLISWAVTGKADITTTLNGTLAGLVAITASCAFVDPWAAVVIGLVAGVLVFYSAKFFEKMKIDDPIYAMSVHGAAGIWGTLANGIFATQLLADKVGVGQGGLIDTGSWKQLWVQFESVVVCGAFVLAASFLVLGVMKLVMGFRVTEEQEIVGLDLSEHGAYGYPEQMKKAGQNLHG
- a CDS encoding 3'-5' exonuclease gives rise to the protein MKEPKGVGRMWSLYKMGGFTPAIASMLGSQNAQQMAFIRSVNKEQRKQSPLDMLLREMEFIVFDLETTGFYPSNGDEIISFGAVLMRGSEIYSSETFYSLVNPKRRIPRAIVELTGITNEMVEDAPDLMQVLHDFMEFVGKRPLVAHASGHDKQFLNAALWRTSKVNLNHRVLDTMMVAKWLEPKRDSYALDDLLEDSGITITQRHHALEDSLMTAELWQAYLRRIFERNINTLGDLYAYLSQR